In Candidatus Bipolaricaulota bacterium, the genomic stretch TTGGTCAGGGTGTACGGCCGGCCGTAGTAGTCCACCACCCCGTCGTATGTCTCGTGGTGCAGGGGATCGGTCACCGGCGACAGGATCACCGGGAGGATCTCGATAAACCCCTGCTTGCGGAGGTACTCCCCCGCCGCCCGCACGATCTCACTCTTCACCTGCAACACGGTCGCCAATTTTTTATCGACAGCAACAGTCATTATAAACCTCCTTAAATTTTAACTTAATCAATAATAGGCAAAGCTATAGTCAGCATTCAGCTGAAAGAAAATATAGACTAAAGTGGTCGATTAATTATTCGCCCCGCAGGGGGCATTATTGCAGGTGAGGGGGTGGTTATTATTGAGATAGAGCTCCGGAAGGAGGATCGTCGTCGGTCGTTGTAGCTTCTTCATCTCTACCACCCCTTTTTCTCGTGATGCTTCAGCCTAGCACAATCAGGCGGCGGTGTCAAGAAAATTGTCACAACACGAACCACGCCACTGCCAGGTCGGCAAGGAAGGCGATTCCGACCGGGATCGCCATCTGGCGGAGGAATTGAGGCATCGTGGTCTTGAAGTACGCAAGGGACACGGAGACGCACGGGTGGATCGGGGTGATCAGGTACCCGAGATAGATCGCAAAGTAGGTTACTCCAAACACCGGGCCGGAGACCGCAGCATGGGTGGTGAGGTAGATCGGAATGACGACCGAGATCGGGGCCTGGATCCTCCCGGTGATGAGCCCGAGCAGGAACCCGATCGCCACGCAGAGGGCCACCGGGGGAAGTGAAAGCCCGGCGATCTTCTCCGGGGCGCCCGAAGCCGCAAAAACGTTCAGGAAGAAGAACATGGAGAAGATGATCCCGGCGTAGTAATGAGGGCGCATCCTCCGATAGATCGCGGCCAGGTCCTTCCACCCGCTTTTGGCGAACCACACCCCGAGCCCAAGGCTGACCGCCACCCCGACGGCTGTCCCGATCTCCGGGTAGGGAAGGGGAAGCGTCTTCTTCAGGACGAGGTCGATCGCCGGGGCGGCGAGGATGATCCCGAGCGGAACAGCCAGCTCGCGGCCGGAGAACCGCTCGTTGTAACTCGCCCTCCCGTGCGCTTTTCGCAGGAGGAACAGGTATCCGAGCCCAATCACCAAAAAGAACGCAGGAAGGAGGTAGAGGATTGC encodes the following:
- a CDS encoding DUF401 family protein, producing the protein MMVWIGVSLALVALIVFSRYSLPLGMGISALILGAFTLSPAGIGTALLHTFGDPSVLLLALVVGLIPMIGGVLEESGGIDQLVGNLRIGVRPFLALAPALLGMLPMPGGALLSAPLLERGAPNVSPDVKAAANVWFRHAFLLAYPLGTSLIASAKISGLDLYTAILYLLPAFFLVIGLGYLFLLRKAHGRASYNERFSGRELAVPLGIILAAPAIDLVLKKTLPLPYPEIGTAVGVAVSLGLGVWFAKSGWKDLAAIYRRMRPHYYAGIIFSMFFFLNVFAASGAPEKIAGLSLPPVALCVAIGFLLGLITGRIQAPISVVIPIYLTTHAAVSGPVFGVTYFAIYLGYLITPIHPCVSVSLAYFKTTMPQFLRQMAIPVGIAFLADLAVAWFVL